The following coding sequences lie in one Spinacia oleracea cultivar Varoflay chromosome 1, BTI_SOV_V1, whole genome shotgun sequence genomic window:
- the LOC110793896 gene encoding uncharacterized protein translates to MDINKIFEGEFPDVYGVAAIKDPNSQFLAAVEAVLVLVAVYPASPGAAARVLGVGCTPDLVCSAGSALGCVQLGMHEWVVMLLLCTVWPYVLLFTFVVFVMFGC, encoded by the exons ATGGACATCAACAAGATCTTCGAGGGCGAGTTTCCTGATGTTTACGGTGTCGCCGCTATCAAAGATCCTAACTCCCAG TTTTTGGCTGCTGTTGAGGCTGTTTTGGTGCTGGTTGCAGTCTACCCAGCTTCTCCAGGTGCTGCTGCAAGAGTGCTGGGTGTGGGTTGTACTCCTGATCTAGTCTGTTCTGCAGGGAGTGCCCTGGGGTGTGTGCAGTTAGGTATGCATGAATGGGTTGTTATGTTGTTGCTGTGTACAGTCTGGCCTTATGTATTGCTTTTCACCTTTGTTGTGTTTGTAATGTTTGGTTGTTAA